A genomic segment from Pseudopipra pipra isolate bDixPip1 chromosome 14, bDixPip1.hap1, whole genome shotgun sequence encodes:
- the MTSS2 gene encoding protein MTSS 2 isoform X5: METAEKECGALGGLFQAIINDMKSSYPIWEDFNSKATKLHSQLRTTVLAAVAFLDAFQKVADMATNTRGATRDIGSALTRMCMRHRSIEAKLRQFTNALMESLINPLQDRIEDWKKTANQLDKDHAKEYKRARHEIKKKSSDTLKLQKKARKGKGDLQPQLDNALQDVNDMYLLLEETEKQAVRKALIEERGRFCTFITFLQPVVNGELTMLGEITHLQGIIEDLVVLTAEPHKLPPASEQVIKDLKGSDYSWSYQTPPSSPSSSSSRKSSMCSSVSSAKGGMAWPGGAQTCSPSSTYRYRSLAQPPAAATRLSSVSSHDSGFISQDAAYSKPPSPMPSDITSQQKSSSSASSEASETCQSVSECSSPTSDWSKASPYDQPVVPTLQRRKDRVEHLREAEMGSPAGGYPGIGGEDAPRPRMSPATIAAKHGEEVSPAASDLAMVLTRGLSLEHQKSSRDSLQYSSGYSTQTTTPSCSEDTIPSQGSDYDCYSVNGDVECDPQSDFDKSSTIPRNSNIAQNYRRMIQTKRPASTAGLPTGTNLPAGTTPGVATIRRTPSTKPSVRRTLSNAGPIPIRPPIVPVKTPTVPDSPGYAGPTRVGSEECVFYADDASPNPLDFAKASPKRLSLPNTAWGGGAMEISVYPGAGQHLSAEEEEDQQLAANRHSLVEKIGELVAGAHALGEGQFPFPTTLVGSGPSEETPAPPPAASMDPPAEDMLVAIRRGVRLRRTVTNDRSAPRIS; this comes from the exons GTGCCACGAGGGACATCGGCTCTGCCCTGACCCGCATGTGCATGAGGCACCGCAGCATCGAGGCCAAGCTCCGGCAGTTCACCAA cgCCCTCATGGAGAGCCTGATAAACCCTTTGCAGGACAGGATTGAGGACTGGAAGAAAACTGCCAACCAGCTGGACAAGGACCACGCGAAAG AGTACAAGCGAGCACGCCACGAGATCAAGAAAAAATCCTCTGACACGCTCAAGCTCCAGAAAAAGGCTCGCAAAG GGAAAGgggacctgcagccccagctggacAACGCCCTGCAGGACGTCAATGACATGtacctgctgctggaggagacgGAGAAGCAGGCGGTCCGCAAAGCCCTCATTGAAGAGCGGGGTCGCTTCTGCACCTTCATCACCttcctgcagcccgtggtg AACGGCGAGCTCACCATGCTGGGAGAGATCACCCACCTGCAGGGCATCATCGAGGACCTGGTGGTGCTCACGGCCGAGCCCCACAAGCTGCCCCCCGCCAGCGAGCAG GTGATCAAGGATCTGAAGGGCTCTGACTACAGCTGGTCCTACCAGACCCCTCCGTCCTcgcccagcagctccagctcccgcAAGTCCAGCATGTGCAG CAGCGTTAGCAGTGCCAAGGGTGGCATGGCGTGGCCCGGCGGGGCTCAGACCTGCTCACCCAGTTCCACCTATCGCTACCGCAGCCTGGCGcagccccccgccgccgccacccGCCTCTCCAGCGTCTCCTCCCACGACTCCGGCTTCATCTCCCAGGACGCCGCTTACTCCAAACCGCCCTCCCCCATGCCCTCGGACATCACCAGCCAG CAGAAGTCCTCCAGCTCGGCGTCCTCAGAGGCCTCCGAAACCTGCCAGTCAGTTAGCGAGTGCAGCTCCCCCACCTCG GACTGGTCCAAGGCCAGCCCCTACGACCAGCCAGTGGTCCCCACCCTGCAGCGGCGCAAGGACCGCGTGGAGCACCTCCGGGAAGCCGAGATGGGCTCTCCTGCCGGGGGGTACCCGGGCATTGGCGGCGAGGACGCTCCCAGGCCCCGGATGTCACCGGCTACAATTGCTGCCAAG CACGGGGAGGAGGTGTCCCCTGCCGCCAGCGACCTGGCCATGGTCTTGACAAGGGGGCTGAGCTTGGAGCACCAGAAAAGCAGCCGGGACTCGCTGCAGTATTCCAGTGGCTACAGCACCCAGACCACCACTCCCTCCTGCTCCGAGGACACCATCCCTTCCCAAG gctCCGACTACGACTGCTACTCGGTGAACGGTGACGTGGAGTGCGACCCCCAGAGCGACTTCGACAAGTCCTCCACCATCCCGCGCAACAGCAACATCGCCCAGAACTACCGGCGGATGATCCAGACCAAGCGTCCCGCCTCCACCGCCGGGCTGCCCACTGGCACCAACCTACCGGCCGGCACCACCCCGGGGGTGGCCACCATCCGCCGCACGCCCTCCACCAAGCCCTCGGTCCGCCGTACCCTCTCCAACGCCGGCCCCATCCCCATCCGACCCCCCATTGTCCCCGTGAAGACCCCCACGGTGCCCGACTCCCCTGGCTACGCTGGCCCCACGCGGGTGGGCAGCGAAGAGTGCGTCTTCTACGCTGACGACGCCTCTCCGAACCCCCTGGATTTTGCCAAAGCTTCGCCCAAGCGGCTGAGCCTTCCCAACACCGCCTGGGGTGGCGGTGCCATGGAGATCTCCGTGTACCCCGGGGCCGGCCAGCACCTCTCcgctgaggaagaggaggaccAACAGTTGGCCGCCAACAGGCACAGTTTGGTGGAGAAGATCGGCGAGCTGGTGGCCGGCGCCCACGCCCTGGGGGAAGGCCAGTTCCCCTTCCCCACCACCCTCGTGGGGTCCGGCCCCAGCGAGGAgacccccgcgccccccccggCGGCTTCCATGGACCCCCCAGCCGAAGACATGCTGGTGGCCATCCGGCGCGGGGTGCGGCTGCGCAGGACCGTCACCAATGACAGGTCGGCCCCGCGGATATCGTGA
- the MTSS2 gene encoding protein MTSS 2 isoform X7 yields the protein METAEKECGALGGLFQAIINDMKSSYPIWEDFNSKATKLHSQLRTTVLAAVAFLDAFQKVADMATNTRGATRDIGSALTRMCMRHRSIEAKLRQFTNALMESLINPLQDRIEDWKKTANQLDKDHAKEYKRARHEIKKKSSDTLKLQKKARKGKGDLQPQLDNALQDVNDMYLLLEETEKQAVRKALIEERGRFCTFITFLQPVVNGELTMLGEITHLQGIIEDLVVLTAEPHKLPPASEQVIKDLKGSDYSWSYQTPPSSPSSSSSRKSSMCSVSSAKGGMAWPGGAQTCSPSSTYRYRSLAQPPAAATRLSSVSSHDSGFISQDAAYSKPPSPMPSDITSQQKSSSSASSEASETCQSVSECSSPTSDWSKASPYDQPVVPTLQRRKDRVEHLREAEMGSPAGGYPGIGGEDAPRPRMSPATIAAKHGEEVSPAASDLAMVLTRGLSLEHQKSSRDSLQYSSGYSTQTTTPSCSEDTIPSQGSDYDCYSVNGDVECDPQSDFDKSSTIPRNSNIAQNYRRMIQTKRPASTAGLPTGTNLPAGTTPGVATIRRTPSTKPSVRRTLSNAGPIPIRPPIVPVKTPTVPDSPGYAGPTRVGSEECVFYADDASPNPLDFAKASPKRLSLPNTAWGGGAMEISVYPGAGQHLSAEEEEDQQLAANRHSLVEKIGELVAGAHALGEGQFPFPTTLVGSGPSEETPAPPPAASMDPPAEDMLVAIRRGVRLRRTVTNDRSAPRIS from the exons GTGCCACGAGGGACATCGGCTCTGCCCTGACCCGCATGTGCATGAGGCACCGCAGCATCGAGGCCAAGCTCCGGCAGTTCACCAA cgCCCTCATGGAGAGCCTGATAAACCCTTTGCAGGACAGGATTGAGGACTGGAAGAAAACTGCCAACCAGCTGGACAAGGACCACGCGAAAG AGTACAAGCGAGCACGCCACGAGATCAAGAAAAAATCCTCTGACACGCTCAAGCTCCAGAAAAAGGCTCGCAAAG GGAAAGgggacctgcagccccagctggacAACGCCCTGCAGGACGTCAATGACATGtacctgctgctggaggagacgGAGAAGCAGGCGGTCCGCAAAGCCCTCATTGAAGAGCGGGGTCGCTTCTGCACCTTCATCACCttcctgcagcccgtggtg AACGGCGAGCTCACCATGCTGGGAGAGATCACCCACCTGCAGGGCATCATCGAGGACCTGGTGGTGCTCACGGCCGAGCCCCACAAGCTGCCCCCCGCCAGCGAGCAG GTGATCAAGGATCTGAAGGGCTCTGACTACAGCTGGTCCTACCAGACCCCTCCGTCCTcgcccagcagctccagctcccgcAAGTCCAGCATGTGCAG CGTTAGCAGTGCCAAGGGTGGCATGGCGTGGCCCGGCGGGGCTCAGACCTGCTCACCCAGTTCCACCTATCGCTACCGCAGCCTGGCGcagccccccgccgccgccacccGCCTCTCCAGCGTCTCCTCCCACGACTCCGGCTTCATCTCCCAGGACGCCGCTTACTCCAAACCGCCCTCCCCCATGCCCTCGGACATCACCAGCCAG CAGAAGTCCTCCAGCTCGGCGTCCTCAGAGGCCTCCGAAACCTGCCAGTCAGTTAGCGAGTGCAGCTCCCCCACCTCG GACTGGTCCAAGGCCAGCCCCTACGACCAGCCAGTGGTCCCCACCCTGCAGCGGCGCAAGGACCGCGTGGAGCACCTCCGGGAAGCCGAGATGGGCTCTCCTGCCGGGGGGTACCCGGGCATTGGCGGCGAGGACGCTCCCAGGCCCCGGATGTCACCGGCTACAATTGCTGCCAAG CACGGGGAGGAGGTGTCCCCTGCCGCCAGCGACCTGGCCATGGTCTTGACAAGGGGGCTGAGCTTGGAGCACCAGAAAAGCAGCCGGGACTCGCTGCAGTATTCCAGTGGCTACAGCACCCAGACCACCACTCCCTCCTGCTCCGAGGACACCATCCCTTCCCAAG gctCCGACTACGACTGCTACTCGGTGAACGGTGACGTGGAGTGCGACCCCCAGAGCGACTTCGACAAGTCCTCCACCATCCCGCGCAACAGCAACATCGCCCAGAACTACCGGCGGATGATCCAGACCAAGCGTCCCGCCTCCACCGCCGGGCTGCCCACTGGCACCAACCTACCGGCCGGCACCACCCCGGGGGTGGCCACCATCCGCCGCACGCCCTCCACCAAGCCCTCGGTCCGCCGTACCCTCTCCAACGCCGGCCCCATCCCCATCCGACCCCCCATTGTCCCCGTGAAGACCCCCACGGTGCCCGACTCCCCTGGCTACGCTGGCCCCACGCGGGTGGGCAGCGAAGAGTGCGTCTTCTACGCTGACGACGCCTCTCCGAACCCCCTGGATTTTGCCAAAGCTTCGCCCAAGCGGCTGAGCCTTCCCAACACCGCCTGGGGTGGCGGTGCCATGGAGATCTCCGTGTACCCCGGGGCCGGCCAGCACCTCTCcgctgaggaagaggaggaccAACAGTTGGCCGCCAACAGGCACAGTTTGGTGGAGAAGATCGGCGAGCTGGTGGCCGGCGCCCACGCCCTGGGGGAAGGCCAGTTCCCCTTCCCCACCACCCTCGTGGGGTCCGGCCCCAGCGAGGAgacccccgcgccccccccggCGGCTTCCATGGACCCCCCAGCCGAAGACATGCTGGTGGCCATCCGGCGCGGGGTGCGGCTGCGCAGGACCGTCACCAATGACAGGTCGGCCCCGCGGATATCGTGA
- the MTSS2 gene encoding protein MTSS 2 isoform X10: METAEKECGALGGLFQAIINDMKSSYPIWEDFNSKATKLHSQLRTTVLAAVAFLDAFQKVADMATNTRGATRDIGSALTRMCMRHRSIEAKLRQFTNALMESLINPLQDRIEDWKKTANQLDKDHAKEYKRARHEIKKKSSDTLKLQKKARKGKGDLQPQLDNALQDVNDMYLLLEETEKQAVRKALIEERGRFCTFITFLQPVVNGELTMLGEITHLQGIIEDLVVLTAEPHKLPPASEQVIKDLKGSDYSWSYQTPPSSPSSSSSRKSSMCSLAQPPAAATRLSSVSSHDSGFISQDAAYSKPPSPMPSDITSQKSSSSASSEASETCQSVSECSSPTSDWSKASPYDQPVVPTLQRRKDRVEHLREAEMGSPAGGYPGIGGEDAPRPRMSPATIAAKHGEEVSPAASDLAMVLTRGLSLEHQKSSRDSLQYSSGYSTQTTTPSCSEDTIPSQGSDYDCYSVNGDVECDPQSDFDKSSTIPRNSNIAQNYRRMIQTKRPASTAGLPTGTNLPAGTTPGVATIRRTPSTKPSVRRTLSNAGPIPIRPPIVPVKTPTVPDSPGYAGPTRVGSEECVFYADDASPNPLDFAKASPKRLSLPNTAWGGGAMEISVYPGAGQHLSAEEEEDQQLAANRHSLVEKIGELVAGAHALGEGQFPFPTTLVGSGPSEETPAPPPAASMDPPAEDMLVAIRRGVRLRRTVTNDRSAPRIS, translated from the exons GTGCCACGAGGGACATCGGCTCTGCCCTGACCCGCATGTGCATGAGGCACCGCAGCATCGAGGCCAAGCTCCGGCAGTTCACCAA cgCCCTCATGGAGAGCCTGATAAACCCTTTGCAGGACAGGATTGAGGACTGGAAGAAAACTGCCAACCAGCTGGACAAGGACCACGCGAAAG AGTACAAGCGAGCACGCCACGAGATCAAGAAAAAATCCTCTGACACGCTCAAGCTCCAGAAAAAGGCTCGCAAAG GGAAAGgggacctgcagccccagctggacAACGCCCTGCAGGACGTCAATGACATGtacctgctgctggaggagacgGAGAAGCAGGCGGTCCGCAAAGCCCTCATTGAAGAGCGGGGTCGCTTCTGCACCTTCATCACCttcctgcagcccgtggtg AACGGCGAGCTCACCATGCTGGGAGAGATCACCCACCTGCAGGGCATCATCGAGGACCTGGTGGTGCTCACGGCCGAGCCCCACAAGCTGCCCCCCGCCAGCGAGCAG GTGATCAAGGATCTGAAGGGCTCTGACTACAGCTGGTCCTACCAGACCCCTCCGTCCTcgcccagcagctccagctcccgcAAGTCCAGCATGTGCAG CCTGGCGcagccccccgccgccgccacccGCCTCTCCAGCGTCTCCTCCCACGACTCCGGCTTCATCTCCCAGGACGCCGCTTACTCCAAACCGCCCTCCCCCATGCCCTCGGACATCACCAGCCAG AAGTCCTCCAGCTCGGCGTCCTCAGAGGCCTCCGAAACCTGCCAGTCAGTTAGCGAGTGCAGCTCCCCCACCTCG GACTGGTCCAAGGCCAGCCCCTACGACCAGCCAGTGGTCCCCACCCTGCAGCGGCGCAAGGACCGCGTGGAGCACCTCCGGGAAGCCGAGATGGGCTCTCCTGCCGGGGGGTACCCGGGCATTGGCGGCGAGGACGCTCCCAGGCCCCGGATGTCACCGGCTACAATTGCTGCCAAG CACGGGGAGGAGGTGTCCCCTGCCGCCAGCGACCTGGCCATGGTCTTGACAAGGGGGCTGAGCTTGGAGCACCAGAAAAGCAGCCGGGACTCGCTGCAGTATTCCAGTGGCTACAGCACCCAGACCACCACTCCCTCCTGCTCCGAGGACACCATCCCTTCCCAAG gctCCGACTACGACTGCTACTCGGTGAACGGTGACGTGGAGTGCGACCCCCAGAGCGACTTCGACAAGTCCTCCACCATCCCGCGCAACAGCAACATCGCCCAGAACTACCGGCGGATGATCCAGACCAAGCGTCCCGCCTCCACCGCCGGGCTGCCCACTGGCACCAACCTACCGGCCGGCACCACCCCGGGGGTGGCCACCATCCGCCGCACGCCCTCCACCAAGCCCTCGGTCCGCCGTACCCTCTCCAACGCCGGCCCCATCCCCATCCGACCCCCCATTGTCCCCGTGAAGACCCCCACGGTGCCCGACTCCCCTGGCTACGCTGGCCCCACGCGGGTGGGCAGCGAAGAGTGCGTCTTCTACGCTGACGACGCCTCTCCGAACCCCCTGGATTTTGCCAAAGCTTCGCCCAAGCGGCTGAGCCTTCCCAACACCGCCTGGGGTGGCGGTGCCATGGAGATCTCCGTGTACCCCGGGGCCGGCCAGCACCTCTCcgctgaggaagaggaggaccAACAGTTGGCCGCCAACAGGCACAGTTTGGTGGAGAAGATCGGCGAGCTGGTGGCCGGCGCCCACGCCCTGGGGGAAGGCCAGTTCCCCTTCCCCACCACCCTCGTGGGGTCCGGCCCCAGCGAGGAgacccccgcgccccccccggCGGCTTCCATGGACCCCCCAGCCGAAGACATGCTGGTGGCCATCCGGCGCGGGGTGCGGCTGCGCAGGACCGTCACCAATGACAGGTCGGCCCCGCGGATATCGTGA
- the MTSS2 gene encoding protein MTSS 2 isoform X6, translating to METAEKECGALGGLFQAIINDMKSSYPIWEDFNSKATKLHSQLRTTVLAAVAFLDAFQKVADMATNTRGATRDIGSALTRMCMRHRSIEAKLRQFTNALMESLINPLQDRIEDWKKTANQLDKDHAKEYKRARHEIKKKSSDTLKLQKKARKGKGDLQPQLDNALQDVNDMYLLLEETEKQAVRKALIEERGRFCTFITFLQPVVNGELTMLGEITHLQGIIEDLVVLTAEPHKLPPASEQVIKDLKGSDYSWSYQTPPSSPSSSSSRKSSMCSSVSSAKGGMAWPGGAQTCSPSSTYRYRSLAQPPAAATRLSSVSSHDSGFISQDAAYSKPPSPMPSDITSQKSSSSASSEASETCQSVSECSSPTSDWSKASPYDQPVVPTLQRRKDRVEHLREAEMGSPAGGYPGIGGEDAPRPRMSPATIAAKHGEEVSPAASDLAMVLTRGLSLEHQKSSRDSLQYSSGYSTQTTTPSCSEDTIPSQGSDYDCYSVNGDVECDPQSDFDKSSTIPRNSNIAQNYRRMIQTKRPASTAGLPTGTNLPAGTTPGVATIRRTPSTKPSVRRTLSNAGPIPIRPPIVPVKTPTVPDSPGYAGPTRVGSEECVFYADDASPNPLDFAKASPKRLSLPNTAWGGGAMEISVYPGAGQHLSAEEEEDQQLAANRHSLVEKIGELVAGAHALGEGQFPFPTTLVGSGPSEETPAPPPAASMDPPAEDMLVAIRRGVRLRRTVTNDRSAPRIS from the exons GTGCCACGAGGGACATCGGCTCTGCCCTGACCCGCATGTGCATGAGGCACCGCAGCATCGAGGCCAAGCTCCGGCAGTTCACCAA cgCCCTCATGGAGAGCCTGATAAACCCTTTGCAGGACAGGATTGAGGACTGGAAGAAAACTGCCAACCAGCTGGACAAGGACCACGCGAAAG AGTACAAGCGAGCACGCCACGAGATCAAGAAAAAATCCTCTGACACGCTCAAGCTCCAGAAAAAGGCTCGCAAAG GGAAAGgggacctgcagccccagctggacAACGCCCTGCAGGACGTCAATGACATGtacctgctgctggaggagacgGAGAAGCAGGCGGTCCGCAAAGCCCTCATTGAAGAGCGGGGTCGCTTCTGCACCTTCATCACCttcctgcagcccgtggtg AACGGCGAGCTCACCATGCTGGGAGAGATCACCCACCTGCAGGGCATCATCGAGGACCTGGTGGTGCTCACGGCCGAGCCCCACAAGCTGCCCCCCGCCAGCGAGCAG GTGATCAAGGATCTGAAGGGCTCTGACTACAGCTGGTCCTACCAGACCCCTCCGTCCTcgcccagcagctccagctcccgcAAGTCCAGCATGTGCAG CAGCGTTAGCAGTGCCAAGGGTGGCATGGCGTGGCCCGGCGGGGCTCAGACCTGCTCACCCAGTTCCACCTATCGCTACCGCAGCCTGGCGcagccccccgccgccgccacccGCCTCTCCAGCGTCTCCTCCCACGACTCCGGCTTCATCTCCCAGGACGCCGCTTACTCCAAACCGCCCTCCCCCATGCCCTCGGACATCACCAGCCAG AAGTCCTCCAGCTCGGCGTCCTCAGAGGCCTCCGAAACCTGCCAGTCAGTTAGCGAGTGCAGCTCCCCCACCTCG GACTGGTCCAAGGCCAGCCCCTACGACCAGCCAGTGGTCCCCACCCTGCAGCGGCGCAAGGACCGCGTGGAGCACCTCCGGGAAGCCGAGATGGGCTCTCCTGCCGGGGGGTACCCGGGCATTGGCGGCGAGGACGCTCCCAGGCCCCGGATGTCACCGGCTACAATTGCTGCCAAG CACGGGGAGGAGGTGTCCCCTGCCGCCAGCGACCTGGCCATGGTCTTGACAAGGGGGCTGAGCTTGGAGCACCAGAAAAGCAGCCGGGACTCGCTGCAGTATTCCAGTGGCTACAGCACCCAGACCACCACTCCCTCCTGCTCCGAGGACACCATCCCTTCCCAAG gctCCGACTACGACTGCTACTCGGTGAACGGTGACGTGGAGTGCGACCCCCAGAGCGACTTCGACAAGTCCTCCACCATCCCGCGCAACAGCAACATCGCCCAGAACTACCGGCGGATGATCCAGACCAAGCGTCCCGCCTCCACCGCCGGGCTGCCCACTGGCACCAACCTACCGGCCGGCACCACCCCGGGGGTGGCCACCATCCGCCGCACGCCCTCCACCAAGCCCTCGGTCCGCCGTACCCTCTCCAACGCCGGCCCCATCCCCATCCGACCCCCCATTGTCCCCGTGAAGACCCCCACGGTGCCCGACTCCCCTGGCTACGCTGGCCCCACGCGGGTGGGCAGCGAAGAGTGCGTCTTCTACGCTGACGACGCCTCTCCGAACCCCCTGGATTTTGCCAAAGCTTCGCCCAAGCGGCTGAGCCTTCCCAACACCGCCTGGGGTGGCGGTGCCATGGAGATCTCCGTGTACCCCGGGGCCGGCCAGCACCTCTCcgctgaggaagaggaggaccAACAGTTGGCCGCCAACAGGCACAGTTTGGTGGAGAAGATCGGCGAGCTGGTGGCCGGCGCCCACGCCCTGGGGGAAGGCCAGTTCCCCTTCCCCACCACCCTCGTGGGGTCCGGCCCCAGCGAGGAgacccccgcgccccccccggCGGCTTCCATGGACCCCCCAGCCGAAGACATGCTGGTGGCCATCCGGCGCGGGGTGCGGCTGCGCAGGACCGTCACCAATGACAGGTCGGCCCCGCGGATATCGTGA
- the MTSS2 gene encoding protein MTSS 2 isoform X3 has protein sequence METAEKECGALGGLFQAIINDMKSSYPIWEDFNSKATKLHSQLRTTVLAAVAFLDAFQKVADMATNTRGATRDIGSALTRMCMRHRSIEAKLRQFTNALMESLINPLQDRIEDWKKTANQLDKDHAKEYKRARHEIKKKSSDTLKLQKKARKELLGKGDLQPQLDNALQDVNDMYLLLEETEKQAVRKALIEERGRFCTFITFLQPVVNGELTMLGEITHLQGIIEDLVVLTAEPHKLPPASEQVIKDLKGSDYSWSYQTPPSSPSSSSSRKSSMCSVSSAKGGMAWPGGAQTCSPSSTYRYRSLAQPPAAATRLSSVSSHDSGFISQDAAYSKPPSPMPSDITSQQKSSSSASSEASETCQSVSECSSPTSDWSKASPYDQPVVPTLQRRKDRVEHLREAEMGSPAGGYPGIGGEDAPRPRMSPATIAAKHGEEVSPAASDLAMVLTRGLSLEHQKSSRDSLQYSSGYSTQTTTPSCSEDTIPSQGSDYDCYSVNGDVECDPQSDFDKSSTIPRNSNIAQNYRRMIQTKRPASTAGLPTGTNLPAGTTPGVATIRRTPSTKPSVRRTLSNAGPIPIRPPIVPVKTPTVPDSPGYAGPTRVGSEECVFYADDASPNPLDFAKASPKRLSLPNTAWGGGAMEISVYPGAGQHLSAEEEEDQQLAANRHSLVEKIGELVAGAHALGEGQFPFPTTLVGSGPSEETPAPPPAASMDPPAEDMLVAIRRGVRLRRTVTNDRSAPRIS, from the exons GTGCCACGAGGGACATCGGCTCTGCCCTGACCCGCATGTGCATGAGGCACCGCAGCATCGAGGCCAAGCTCCGGCAGTTCACCAA cgCCCTCATGGAGAGCCTGATAAACCCTTTGCAGGACAGGATTGAGGACTGGAAGAAAACTGCCAACCAGCTGGACAAGGACCACGCGAAAG AGTACAAGCGAGCACGCCACGAGATCAAGAAAAAATCCTCTGACACGCTCAAGCTCCAGAAAAAGGCTCGCAAAG AGCTACTTG GGAAAGgggacctgcagccccagctggacAACGCCCTGCAGGACGTCAATGACATGtacctgctgctggaggagacgGAGAAGCAGGCGGTCCGCAAAGCCCTCATTGAAGAGCGGGGTCGCTTCTGCACCTTCATCACCttcctgcagcccgtggtg AACGGCGAGCTCACCATGCTGGGAGAGATCACCCACCTGCAGGGCATCATCGAGGACCTGGTGGTGCTCACGGCCGAGCCCCACAAGCTGCCCCCCGCCAGCGAGCAG GTGATCAAGGATCTGAAGGGCTCTGACTACAGCTGGTCCTACCAGACCCCTCCGTCCTcgcccagcagctccagctcccgcAAGTCCAGCATGTGCAG CGTTAGCAGTGCCAAGGGTGGCATGGCGTGGCCCGGCGGGGCTCAGACCTGCTCACCCAGTTCCACCTATCGCTACCGCAGCCTGGCGcagccccccgccgccgccacccGCCTCTCCAGCGTCTCCTCCCACGACTCCGGCTTCATCTCCCAGGACGCCGCTTACTCCAAACCGCCCTCCCCCATGCCCTCGGACATCACCAGCCAG CAGAAGTCCTCCAGCTCGGCGTCCTCAGAGGCCTCCGAAACCTGCCAGTCAGTTAGCGAGTGCAGCTCCCCCACCTCG GACTGGTCCAAGGCCAGCCCCTACGACCAGCCAGTGGTCCCCACCCTGCAGCGGCGCAAGGACCGCGTGGAGCACCTCCGGGAAGCCGAGATGGGCTCTCCTGCCGGGGGGTACCCGGGCATTGGCGGCGAGGACGCTCCCAGGCCCCGGATGTCACCGGCTACAATTGCTGCCAAG CACGGGGAGGAGGTGTCCCCTGCCGCCAGCGACCTGGCCATGGTCTTGACAAGGGGGCTGAGCTTGGAGCACCAGAAAAGCAGCCGGGACTCGCTGCAGTATTCCAGTGGCTACAGCACCCAGACCACCACTCCCTCCTGCTCCGAGGACACCATCCCTTCCCAAG gctCCGACTACGACTGCTACTCGGTGAACGGTGACGTGGAGTGCGACCCCCAGAGCGACTTCGACAAGTCCTCCACCATCCCGCGCAACAGCAACATCGCCCAGAACTACCGGCGGATGATCCAGACCAAGCGTCCCGCCTCCACCGCCGGGCTGCCCACTGGCACCAACCTACCGGCCGGCACCACCCCGGGGGTGGCCACCATCCGCCGCACGCCCTCCACCAAGCCCTCGGTCCGCCGTACCCTCTCCAACGCCGGCCCCATCCCCATCCGACCCCCCATTGTCCCCGTGAAGACCCCCACGGTGCCCGACTCCCCTGGCTACGCTGGCCCCACGCGGGTGGGCAGCGAAGAGTGCGTCTTCTACGCTGACGACGCCTCTCCGAACCCCCTGGATTTTGCCAAAGCTTCGCCCAAGCGGCTGAGCCTTCCCAACACCGCCTGGGGTGGCGGTGCCATGGAGATCTCCGTGTACCCCGGGGCCGGCCAGCACCTCTCcgctgaggaagaggaggaccAACAGTTGGCCGCCAACAGGCACAGTTTGGTGGAGAAGATCGGCGAGCTGGTGGCCGGCGCCCACGCCCTGGGGGAAGGCCAGTTCCCCTTCCCCACCACCCTCGTGGGGTCCGGCCCCAGCGAGGAgacccccgcgccccccccggCGGCTTCCATGGACCCCCCAGCCGAAGACATGCTGGTGGCCATCCGGCGCGGGGTGCGGCTGCGCAGGACCGTCACCAATGACAGGTCGGCCCCGCGGATATCGTGA